One stretch of Anolis carolinensis isolate JA03-04 chromosome 3, rAnoCar3.1.pri, whole genome shotgun sequence DNA includes these proteins:
- the septin10 gene encoding septin-10 isoform X8, giving the protein MASSDVARPLRFQTDTGMRAPSHPSVDNQDAKRQSCRSLPLAGHVGFDSLPDQLVNKSIHQGFCFNILCIGETGIGKSTLMDSLFNTNFDDCMSTHFQPNVRLKAETYELQESNVRLKLTVVNTVGFGDQINKDDSYQPIVDYIDAQFEAYLQEELKIKRALYNYHDTRIHVCLYFISPTGHSLKTLDLLTMKILDSKVNIIPIIAKADTVSKSELQRFKSKIMSELVSNGVQIYQFPTDDETVAKVNATMNGYLPFAVVGSVEEIKIGNKTVKARQYPWGIVQVENEHHCDFVKLREMLICTNMEDLREQTHMSHYELYRRCKLEQMGFRDTGPENKPVSLQETYEAKRHEFLGELQQKEEEMRQMFVQRVKEKEALLKEAERELQVKFEHLKRLHQEERIRVEEKRKLLEDEIMAFNKRKAASDILQGRPLPATPTVGLKKDKDRKK; this is encoded by the exons CAGAGTTGCCGATCCTTACCTTTGGCTGGTCATGTTGGTTTTGATAGTTTACCAGATCAGTTGGTGAACAAATCTATCCATCAGGGATTTTGCTTCAATATTCTCTGTATTG GTGAGACTGGAATTGGAAAATCAACTTTGATGGATAGCTTGTTTAATACCAATTTTGATGACTGTATGTCAACACATTTTCAGCCTAATGTAAGACTTAAAGCTGAGACTTATGAACTACAGGAAAGCAATGTTCGGTTGAAGTTGACAGTTGTAAATACTGTTGGATTTGGTGACCAGATAAACAAAGATGATAG CTATCAACCAATAGTGGATTACATAGATGCACAATTTGAGGCCTATCTCCAAGAAGAGCTGAAGATTAAACGTGCTTTATATAATTACCATGACACTCGCATCCATGTGTGCCTGTACTTTATATCACCCACGGGGCATTCTCTTAAAACTCTTGATTTATTAACCATGAAAATATTGGATAGCAAG GTGAATATTATTCCAATTATTGCCAAAGCAGATACAGTTTCTAAATCTGAACTACAGAGATTTAAGAGTAAAATTATGAGTGAACTGGTCAGTAACGGAGTCCAAATAtaccagtttccaacagacgatGAGACTGTTGCTAAAGTTAATGCCACCATGAAT GGATACTTGCCTTTTGCTGTAGTGGGGAGTGTGGAAGAGATAAAGATTGGAAACAAAACTGTAAAAGCTCGGCAGTATCCTTGGGGCATTGTACAAG TGGAGAATGAGCACCACTGTGATTTTGTGAAGCTCCGGGAAATGCTGATTTGTACAAACATGGAAGATCTGAGAGAGCAGACTCACATGAGCCACTATGAACTGTACCGGCGCTGCAAATTGGAACAGATGGGTTTCCGAGACACTGGTCCAGAAAACAAACCTGTAAG TTTACAAGAGACATATGAAGCTAAGCGGCATGAATTCCTTGGTGAATTACAGCAGAAAGAAGAAGAGATGAGGCAAATGTTTGTTCAGAGAGTGAAGGAGAAAGAAGCACTGCTAAAAGAAGCTGAGCGAGAG CTACAAGTGAAATTTGAACACTTGAAACGGCTTCATCAAGAAGAGCGGATAAGGGTGGAGGAGAAAAGAAAGCTCTTGGAAGATGAAATTATGGCATTCAATAAAAGAAAGGCTGCTTCAGACATACTCCAAGGGAGGCCTCTTCCTGCTACCCCCACTGTTGGcttaaaaaaagataaagataGGAAAAAGTAA
- the septin10 gene encoding septin-10 isoform X9, translating into MASSDVARPLRFQTDTGMRAPSHPSVDNQDAKRQSCRSLPLAGHVGFDSLPDQLVNKSIHQGFCFNILCIGETGIGKSTLMDSLFNTNFDDCMSTHFQPNVRLKAETYELQESNVRLKLTVVNTVGFGDQINKDDSYQPIVDYIDAQFEAYLQEELKIKRALYNYHDTRIHVCLYFISPTGHSLKTLDLLTMKILDSKVNIIPIIAKADTVSKSELQRFKSKIMSELVSNGVQIYQFPTDDETVAKVNATMNGYLPFAVVGSVEEIKIGNKTVKARQYPWGIVQVENEHHCDFVKLREMLICTNMEDLREQTHMSHYELYRRCKLEQMGFRDTGPENKPVRTPFWQCQFFLHVHYPLFFFFYLCN; encoded by the exons CAGAGTTGCCGATCCTTACCTTTGGCTGGTCATGTTGGTTTTGATAGTTTACCAGATCAGTTGGTGAACAAATCTATCCATCAGGGATTTTGCTTCAATATTCTCTGTATTG GTGAGACTGGAATTGGAAAATCAACTTTGATGGATAGCTTGTTTAATACCAATTTTGATGACTGTATGTCAACACATTTTCAGCCTAATGTAAGACTTAAAGCTGAGACTTATGAACTACAGGAAAGCAATGTTCGGTTGAAGTTGACAGTTGTAAATACTGTTGGATTTGGTGACCAGATAAACAAAGATGATAG CTATCAACCAATAGTGGATTACATAGATGCACAATTTGAGGCCTATCTCCAAGAAGAGCTGAAGATTAAACGTGCTTTATATAATTACCATGACACTCGCATCCATGTGTGCCTGTACTTTATATCACCCACGGGGCATTCTCTTAAAACTCTTGATTTATTAACCATGAAAATATTGGATAGCAAG GTGAATATTATTCCAATTATTGCCAAAGCAGATACAGTTTCTAAATCTGAACTACAGAGATTTAAGAGTAAAATTATGAGTGAACTGGTCAGTAACGGAGTCCAAATAtaccagtttccaacagacgatGAGACTGTTGCTAAAGTTAATGCCACCATGAAT GGATACTTGCCTTTTGCTGTAGTGGGGAGTGTGGAAGAGATAAAGATTGGAAACAAAACTGTAAAAGCTCGGCAGTATCCTTGGGGCATTGTACAAG TGGAGAATGAGCACCACTGTGATTTTGTGAAGCTCCGGGAAATGCTGATTTGTACAAACATGGAAGATCTGAGAGAGCAGACTCACATGAGCCACTATGAACTGTACCGGCGCTGCAAATTGGAACAGATGGGTTTCCGAGACACTGGTCCAGAAAACAAACCTGTAAG AACTCCTTTTTGGCAGTGCCAGTTCTTCCTTCATGTTCACtatcctcttttctttttcttttatctttgCAACTAA